A stretch of the Zeugodacus cucurbitae isolate PBARC_wt_2022May chromosome 6, idZeuCucr1.2, whole genome shotgun sequence genome encodes the following:
- the Ance_4 gene encoding angiotensin-converting enzyme, which translates to MLSTISSAVIDITLLILTVEGTKMRWHLFSIALFSVIAWINVVNAAATKQADASKFIVDASTRYYKLYNQIAEETYSSTDDEDFDTIFTKLTTVKRIAAELVKISEEASDYDLENVHDVQVITALRNLRRVGELFVLGEDYFSSVLINFAALKELSTDKDIEPYLGGAYMPDQDDSPLAYYPDIQKIFQRSNDSDELKYYWENWREKNLVWSSVNFYTIIEAFQKAAKILDIPVLEFWFRCYNNKEFLAEMERVMEDIKPTYKQLHAFIRKELHTKYGGSVVNPRGPIPDHLFQQVREQAWHANSVIEPYFPKGNLPPYDNFVAHFEAKDMINEAENFYKSLGFNELDKEFYEEQLKEQDESAENGDCRADIFDLTPHVYMKYCKKVEFRKFLQTHGYLGRVHYAKEKHNLPSYFFNSYDLEYPVGEAVILSASTPKHLQAIGLSKDFQFSDSILMNRLFRMGIHTMLNIPLYFVHTKVMTDLLNGTVEIERINKHYWELMEKYAGVEPPSDRPESAIDFPYNFYLDMEENHQTKKFVSEVLGYQFYRSFCQKTHHRGHLHNCDFHDNLEIGNSVKSMMSLGSSKPWHDTLSRVLGTNSSLSGDALLDYYTPMIDWLKMKNRESKVKIGWNSSQKKIL; encoded by the exons ATGCTCAGTACGATTTCGAGCGCTGTGATTGATATTACTCTTCTGATTCTAACAGTTGAAGGCACCAAAATGCGTTGGCATTTATTTAGCATTGcgctattttcggttatcgcTTGGATCAAT GTTGTCAATGCTGCAGCAACTAAGCAAGCAGATGCAAGCAAATTCATTGTCGATGCCAGCACTCGCTATTACAAGCTTTATAATCAAATTGCAGAGGAAACATACTCATCTACAGATGATGAAGATTTTGATACAATCTTTACAAAACTGACTACGGTCAAAAGAATAGCCGCAGAGCTGGTTAAAATTTCTGAAGAGGCCAGCGATTATGATTTGGAGAATGTACATGATGTGCAGGTGATAACGGCTTTGCGGAATCTTCGAAGAGTTGGCGAGCTTTTCGTCTTGGGAGAAGATTACTTTTCATCGGTGCTGATAAACTTCGCAGCTCTTAAAGAACTTTCTACCGATAAAGACATCGAACCTTATTTGGGTGGCGCGTATATGCCAGATCAAGACGATAGCCCGCTAGCGTACTATCCTGATATACAGAAAATTTTCCAACGCAGCAATGATTCTGATGAACTCAAATATTATTGGGAGAATTGGCGCGAAAAGAATTTGGTTTGGTCTTCAGTTAATTTCTACACCATAATTGAAGCCTTCCAAAAGGCTGCGAAGATACTAG ACATACCGGTACTTGAGTTTTGGTTTCGCTGCTACAACAATAAGGAATTTTTGGCAGAAATGGAACGTGTGATGGAAGACATTAAGCCAACTTATAAACAACTACACGCATTCATTAGAAAGGAGCTGCATACGAAGTATGGTGGGAGCGTTGTTAATCCTCGAGGTCCCATTCCAGATCATTTGTTTCAACAAGTGCGAGAACAGGCTTGGCATGCCAATAGTGTCATCGAACCATATTTTCCAAAGGGAAACCTTCCTCCATATGACAACTTTGTAGCGCATTTCGAGGCAAAGGACATGATAAATGAAgcagaaaatttctataaatcgCTCGGGTTCAATGAATTAGATAAGGAATTTTATGAGGAACAGTTGAAGGAGCAAGACGAGAGTGCTGAAAATGGCGATTGTAGAGCTGATATTTTCGATCTTACACCACATGTGTACATGAAATATTGCAAGAAGGTAGAATTCAGAAAGTTTTTACAGACTCACGGTTACCTTGGGCGGGTACATTACGCCAAAGAAAAACACAATCTACCATCATACTTCTTCAATTCTTATGATTTGGAATATCCAGTGGGAGAGGCTGTAATTCTATCTGCATCGACCCCAAAACATTTACAAGCCATAGGACTTTCTAAGGATTTTCAATTTTCGGATTCAATTTTGATGAACCGTTTGTTTAGAATG GGTATTCATACAATGCTCAACATACCATTGTACTTCGTCCACACTAAAGTCATGACTGACTTGCTAAACGGTACAGTGGAAATCGAAAGGATTAACAAGCATTACTGGGAACTTATGGAAAAATATGCTGGTGTAGAACCCCCCTCAGACCGCCCGGAAAGTGCTATAGATTTTCcctacaatttttatttggatATGGAAGAAAATCATCAGACCAA aAAGTTCGTTTCCGAAGTTCTGGGCTACCAGTTTTATCGCTCGTTTTGTCAAAAAACTCATCATCGGGGTCATCTACATAACTGTGACTTCCACGATAATCTGGAAATCGGCAATTCGGTCAA atCAATGATGTCCCTGGGTTCTTCAAAGCCTTGGCACGACACTCTGTCAAGAGTTTTAGGCACGAATTCAAGTTTGAGTGGAGACGCTTTACTTGATTATTATACGCCTATGATAGATTGGTTGAAGATGAAAAATCGCGAATCAAAAGTCAAAATTGGCTGGAATTCGAGTCAAAAGA aaaTCCTTTAA